Below is a genomic region from Candidatus Tanganyikabacteria bacterium.
TCCTGGCCCTGGCCGCCCACTACCACTTCGAGCCACGGCCGGTGGCGCCGCGCCGCGGAAACGAAAAAGGACGTGTTGAACGGAGCATACGTTACATACGCGACTCCTTCTTCGCAGCCCGTGAATACGACGACATAGACGATCTCAACTGCCAGGCATACAAGTGGGCCGAGGGCATCTCGGCCGATCGCCGCTGTCCCGGAGAACGCCACCTCACGGTGCGCGATGCCTTCGAGATCGACCGGAACTCGATGCTGGCCCTCCCGGCCAACCCCTATCCGACCGACGAGCGGGTCGAGGTCAGCGTCGGGAAGACCCCGTACATCCGCTTCGACCTCAACGACTACTCGGTCCCGCACACCCTGGTCCGGCGCACGCTCGTGGTCGCCGCCACGCTCGACCAGGTTCGCATCCTCGACGGCAACCAGGTCGTCGCCACCCATCGGCGGAGCTTCGATCGCGACCAGCAGATCGAGGATCCGGCCCATATCGCGGCCCTGGCCGAGCGCAAGCACCACGCCCGCAAGGAACGCGGGATGGACCGCCTCCACCACGCCGTTCCCAGCACTCGCCAGATGCTCGTCGCGATCGCCGAGCGCGGCGGCAACCTCGGCAGCGTGACCAATCGGCTCCTCGGCTTGCTGGACGCCAACGGCGCAGAAGCCCTGGAGAGAGCCGTCAAGGAAGCCATGGTGAGCAACACCCCGCACCTGGCGGCCGTGCACCAGATCCTGGAACGGCATCGCCGCCAGAGCGGCCAGGCCCCGCCAGTTCCGGTCCAGCTACCGGACGATCCCCGTGTCCGAAATCTCGTCATCAAATCGCAACCGCTGGCTGACTATGACGACCCAGCTCTCCGGGGTGATGCCACCCTCGACGCCCCGGACGCCGGCACCGGCACCGGCGCCGCCTACCCCCAGCAGGGGGGCTACCCTGCCGCAGATGAGAAAGAACAAGCGCGATGACCACAAAGACGACCTCACCAGACGAACTCCGGCGAGAACTGGCCCGCCGCCTCGGCCTCTATGGCCTGCTGGCACGCTGGGATGAACTGGGGGACCAGCCCTGGGTCACCATGCTGCTCGACTGCGAGGAGGTAGAACGGCAACGCCGCAGTCTGGAACGCCGGATCCGCGACGCCCACATCGGGACCTTCAAGCCCATGTGCGACTACGACTGGGACTGGCCGACCGAAATAGACCGGGCGCAGATCGAGGACCTGTTCACTTTCCAGTTCATCGCCGAGGGGGCCAACGCGATTCTCGTGGGCTCAAATGGCCTGGGTAAATCCATGATCGCCCAGAACCTCGCCCACCAGGCCCTCTTGCGCGGTTACACGGTCCTCTACACCTCCGCCAGCGCCATGCTCAACGAGCTGGCCGCCCAGGATACCGCGGCCGCGCTCTCGCGCAAGCTCAAGCACTACTGCGCGCCCCAGCTCCTCCAGATCGACGAGGTGGGCTACCTGGAATACGACAACCGCTACGCCGATCTCCTCTTCCAGGTCGTGAGCCGGCGCTACGAGAGCCGTCGATCCATCGGGATCACGACCAACCGAGTGTTTGCCGAATGGAATCAGGTCTTCCCAAACTCCGCCTGCGTCGTGACCCTGATCGACCGCCTCATCCACCGCGCCGAGATTTCACAGATCGTCGGCGAGTCCTATCGCCTCAAGGAGGCCAAGGAACGCGCCGCCGAGCGCACGGCCAAGCGCAAGAAGAGCCGGAAGGAGAAGCAGGAGTCATGACCAAAGCGCTCTACCCGAGTCCCGACGCACTCGCACGACGACCTGAATTGGCCGTACTCGCGGTCCTCGACACCGCCCTCTGCTCGACCGGGAGCGCCTTGCTGGCCACGCACCCCGACGACGACTTGGACGTGAGATGCGGACCCTACCTGCCCAAATCAGCCGCGGACTGGGCCGGGGCCATCCTTCACGGCACGCTTACCCTCCAGTGGGCCATCCGTGGGTACTGGGAGGCCCGCGGTCTTACCCTGCCACCGCTGGGTTACGACCTGGACCTCGCTGCCATCCAGCCCAAACTCTGGGATGGCGACGAACTGCCGTTCTGACCCGCCACCAAGGCAGTGGGCGCCGCAGTCGCGGCGCCCACCTTGCGATTTCAGGCCGTGACGCACCCGGGGCGACGTCCTGAGCTATCCAGCCTGCACCAGATTCCCGCGTTTTCTCGCCCCCGCCAACAGGTGTTCACCATGGCGCGAATTCCGCATTTGACCGGCCCGGGGAGTACGAGCCGTTCTGGATGACGCGGTCCGAACCCAGCTGCATCGCAGCCCACGGATCGTCCATCTACGTCGGTGGCTGGCAGCGTATGGGCCGGATTGACAAGTACTCGGAGAGCGGAGCCTACCAGGGCAGCCTCGTGCCGGATGACCCTAACTTTGGCGAGAGCTTCAGGGTCGACCACCATGGCGACATCTGGCTGTTCCATGGCAATCACGGGATCTCGGTGATCCACCCTTCCGGCGAGCTGGTACGTCGCTTCAAGTGGGAGCTCTCCGACGTGGACCGGGGGATCCTCCCGCGCCTGGAATGCTGTCGAAACGGGGTCGGGATAGACCGCGATCGGAATCTCTGGGCGTACACGTTTGCCATCGAGAAGTACGACATCGCCTGCTACCCCACGGGAAAGTACTTGCCTCCCGTCGTAGATAGGTAGCCCAGGAGCCTACCGAGCTCGAAGGCAGTTGCTACCTGGGTTAGGGAATCGCATGATCGGCGGCAGGCAGGCAGAAGGAGGTGCGGCTAATCACCAACAACCTCGTTGAGGTACGGCCAATTAGCTGCCCTCGCACGACAGGCGGGCTGTGGCGATGGCCTCGACGGGGGCTGAGGCTTCGATAACTCGGGAGGACTCTGGGCCACCGGATCCCGCCCGCACGCCCTCTTCAGGTACGTCATCGAGGTCTAGCTAGCCTCAACTTCCACGGCGCCCACGACCAGGATGACCGGTCGGCGCCATCAGAAGGAGCTGTCCGGCAAATCCGGCCTTGCACCTGGCCTGGGCAACTTGTATCGTCATTGTAGAGACAAGGGGATAGAAAGTGCGTATCCAGGTCCAGAAATGGGGAAACAGCCTGGCGCTGCGAATCCCGAAGCCGTTTGCCCGGGATGCCCGGGTCGAGGCGGGAACCATCGT
It encodes:
- the istA gene encoding IS21 family transposase; amino-acid sequence: MLRQSGLDMATVLRPSMADPYVPFIIEQVKKYPKLCASRLFEMVKERGYPGGPDHFREIVSRYRPRPEPEAYMRLRTLPGEVAQCDWGHFGTIQVGRAKRKLLGFVMTAAWSRKVFLRFYFGEAMPNFLRGHVDAFTAWGVCPRGIWYDNLKSAVIERIGDAIRFNETILALAAHYHFEPRPVAPRRGNEKGRVERSIRYIRDSFFAAREYDDIDDLNCQAYKWAEGISADRRCPGERHLTVRDAFEIDRNSMLALPANPYPTDERVEVSVGKTPYIRFDLNDYSVPHTLVRRTLVVAATLDQVRILDGNQVVATHRRSFDRDQQIEDPAHIAALAERKHHARKERGMDRLHHAVPSTRQMLVAIAERGGNLGSVTNRLLGLLDANGAEALERAVKEAMVSNTPHLAAVHQILERHRRQSGQAPPVPVQLPDDPRVRNLVIKSQPLADYDDPALRGDATLDAPDAGTGTGAAYPQQGGYPAADEKEQAR
- a CDS encoding ATP-binding protein, whose product is MTTKTTSPDELRRELARRLGLYGLLARWDELGDQPWVTMLLDCEEVERQRRSLERRIRDAHIGTFKPMCDYDWDWPTEIDRAQIEDLFTFQFIAEGANAILVGSNGLGKSMIAQNLAHQALLRGYTVLYTSASAMLNELAAQDTAAALSRKLKHYCAPQLLQIDEVGYLEYDNRYADLLFQVVSRRYESRRSIGITTNRVFAEWNQVFPNSACVVTLIDRLIHRAEISQIVGESYRLKEAKERAAERTAKRKKSRKEKQES